ATTCCGCAACCACAGAGTACACAACCTCGCGCTGGAGCGAACCGACAAAGAAGAACTTTCTCTCCCGGTGCACCAGCTTCGAGGTGGTACTGACTTCCATCAGGGGGGAATCTCCGCTTCCTGCTGATCGATCCACAAAAACGCCAAAGAGATCAAGATCAATTTGAAATGACTCAGCAGTGAAGATGACGACCACGAGTTGACCGAAGATTCTTGCCAGGGCAAGGCCGAGGAACTGTTCCTCGATTTCCAGCCCACAGAAGAATCGCCGAAGCCCGAGACACGCAATGGCGGAGGTGCCGCTGCCCATGAAGGGATCGAGGACGATGTCGCCCTCGTTCGGCGACGCCAAGAGAATGCGTTCGAGCAGGGCGACAGGCTTTTGCGTGGGGTGCTTTCCGAAGCGCTTCTCCTCACGGTCGGGCGGGAGAATCTGCCAGACGCTTTTCATCTGCTTGCCGCCGGCGAGCTGTTTCATCAGCTTGTAGTGGAAGGTGTGCTTGCTTTTCCTGTTCTTGCCGGCCCAGATGATGGTTTCGGTGGTGTGGGTAAAGTAGCGGCAAGAAAGGTTAGGCGGAGGATTGGGCTTCACCCAGGAAATGTCGTTGAGCAGCTTGAAGCCAAGCTGTTGCATGGCAAAGCCGACGGAATGAATCACGTGAGCGGTGCCGCTGACCCAGATGGTGCCGTTGGGCTTGAGCACACGCTGGCAGGCGGCGAGCCAGGCACGGTTGAATTCGTGGTTTGCGT
The DNA window shown above is from Candidatus Acidiferrales bacterium and carries:
- a CDS encoding site-specific DNA-methyltransferase, which translates into the protein MAEILPPLKTETSPGSRLPPPVFHDPKHHIKIFQGDCLEILPAIPEGCVDLIFADPPYFLSNDGITCHAGRMVSVNKGQWDRSRGAYANHEFNRAWLAACQRVLKPNGTIWVSGTAHVIHSVGFAMQQLGFKLLNDISWVKPNPPPNLSCRYFTHTTETIIWAGKNRKSKHTFHYKLMKQLAGGKQMKSVWQILPPDREEKRFGKHPTQKPVALLERILLASPNEGDIVLDPFMGSGTSAIACLGLRRFFCGLEIEEQFLGLALARIFGQLVVVIFTAESFQIDLDLFGVFVDRSAGSGDSPLMEVSTTSKLVHRERKFFFVGSLQREVVYSVVAE